gcctacgttcgtagtgtgtacgctgcacaagaaacagcgccggactggatgcctttattggacgcttgcacgtgcatgcctgacttttgaatgtgTTTTCAGTCATCTTAAATttatgcagcgctttgtttttcttgttttgctgaagattctgctcttatgtaataaataaaaagtgGGTGTTCAGCTGAGCGGCTAAAACACTCTGCTTCTGAGCGTGCGGTCGTTGCTCGGAACTCACCACCGCCAACATTTTTCTTTTCGAATTTAGTGTTTTTTATGCATTAATTTCTTTACGGCGATTCATCTTACGTGACAGAGAGACGGgcttcctcgttgggtaggcatagaaatgtttGCGCATTAAAAAAATGGCGTTGGTGCGCATTGCAAATTACCGGTGAGCGCTTGGGGTTGAAAACAAGCGGCAGACGAACAGACGGAGTTGCTGTCAACACTCCTGGGTGGAACTTGCTTCTACATACGTATTTCATTGCGTCTCTGAGCGAGTTCCGCGTGGAATGTCGCAGAAAGGTATGCGGTAACGCTGGAGACCTAGGTGATTTGCGACATGCTTCCTAAAAAATGTTTTCAGTGACAATGTTGAGAGTGGTAGTGAACTTTTGTGATGTTCAATTGTAACAAAAGGCGCGAGTAACAAAATTTGCGTGTGCCCCTGCTTTTACAGTCTCACGTTTTGCTTGTCTCGGATGTATACATGATTCCTCTCACGATAGCAAACGCATGCGCACGTGTAGGGTCCCTTGGCCTCGTGTATGCCACCTTCGGCAACTCAATCATATTacaaaaaactttattaaggGGAGCCTACGCCTAAACCAGTCATTTGCCTATTCACAGCTCTGAGCGATTTCGCTCTTCTTTTGCGATCACAAGACGATTTCACTTTTGTGATGTCTCCCTATTTGTCCTTCGTGCTCTACGGCGCCCTTTTGCAAGCCATGACAAACCAACTAGCCGAACAACCTGTTTTTCAGCCACTTTATTATTTGGTATGTCACACATACCGAATTTGAGACATCGAGTTGAGTTCGCATTTTCCGCCACCACATCTCATTTGaacatttttcttcctttctcaGTACTCATTGCAGTTCTTGAATGTCTTCTGTGCGGAGATTGCTTTCTTAATTTGATTTTATTGTTTCCATGTAAACTCATTCCACATTAGTTCGTGGCTCGTTCCCATGAATTGTGTCCACTGCATCGTGCAATTGCTTCGCGCTTCAGTGCTTTGGTCGAGGGAATTTTTCGTTACTAGCTTTAAAACTCACTTTTAATAACTGTGTTTTTTTTACACGTATCGAGCATAGGAGTATCATTCTTAGTATAATATTTGAAATGGAATCCAAGAACGTTCTTGATTCCTGCGGTTCGCAATCACCGTAAGGCATAGTAGAACGATACGTTGCACTATCTGAAGAGCTAAACCAACAGTAACAAAGTGTTATGCTGAAGGTCCCAAATTATCTGGTATATTCTGCATACATAGTTCTGACTACTTCGCCGTATGTCTGCCAGACACAAAATAGTTGCTGGTGAAACATAATGTGGTAGAAATCGTTTGACTCGTCCAATTGTGCAGAGTCCGCACTTCAATTTCTGTCATAAGTTGAGAAAACGTAAAGGCTTCGGATAAGCTCATGGTTGCTGTCTTAATGATTCTACCTCCTAATGAAGGAAGGCTTCCTGCAATTTGCGTTTCTTGGCTTTCGTGGCCGTGCACCGCATCATCGTGGGGATAACATGTCCCGTGCACGATGCCGCAGGTTATGGAAACATAGCGCCAAGCACCAGCGCCGGCCGGGCAGCGACCATCGCTTACGCGTTATTTGGCATTCCACTGCTGCTCATGGTGCTGGCAGACCTCGGCAAGCTATTCACGCGCCTCATCAAACTCGCCTTCTCGACTATCCGGCGCTTCTACAACACCAAGAATATGCGCAGCCTGCGTAGGGCCAGCCGCAGGGCCACCAAGGCACCGGGACAGGTGAGCCCGTCCGTGTTCCCTTCTAACATTGGCCGTTTGTGATTCGTCCGAGCTCGGGCGTCGCAAAATCACTTTTGCAAGAACCCTTTGCTGCGtactttttttttgaaattttatGGAGCACAAAGAGTGTTTATGCCCTGATATGTTACTTATACCATATTTCCCTCCGCAATGTCAGAAACCACAGAATGTCGAAGAGAATtatatttttttcctcttctcctttttctatcctttttcttcctcttttagAGTCTTCAATATCCTCCCTGCGTTTTCTTTCGCTTCCCTCCCCTCTTCTTCTTTAAAGCGGAGGCGGCACTGTTGACTAAATACGTCATACTACGCAGTAGCGAAAACAGTAGAGGTGTGCGGATATTCGAAAATTTTGAATGACGAATCGAATATATCTATTCGATTCGGCACTGGAATTGAATAGCCTGCAAGAACTCGAAACACGAAAAAGCTAAAAGGGCGATGGATTcatttttctcgcttcaaacctTGGACTAGCAGCATCTAATGTGTAGCGCAAGCTTTAATGCGACTATGGGCACAGTACTGACCTCGGGGTTCTTGTTTAGTACTCGTGTGACACCGATGCTCATATGCCACCAACCTGATATTGTTATGATATGGTTAGAAGCTTCATTATCTATCGAATTCTATATCGCAGAGCTTTCTGTTGACCATGCTTCAGCTCTGGCTTCGCTCGTAAAGCTGCCATTTTGTTAAACCATCTTGTGCAATTTTTAATGTCTTACTTTTATTTAAGAGAGGATGACACAACAGCAGATTAAATGCTATATTCACTGGTGTATATGAGCTTATTTAAGTGCATAGAGTCTAATATTCTTGTCTAATTTAAGAATGCTTCAAGTAAAATTTAGCGGAACTTGAGCACTGCATTAAAAAATTGTtttattattcgaaaactattcgattcTTGTTCGTTACGGTTttgtattcgtattcgattctaTGCACCCGCAAAATAGAGTGCTGAAGACCAAGCGGTGAAAGCATTTCTACAGCGGAACTTGTAAGACATTGACAAGAAAGACATTATCTGCATCCCACATCGCAGATTCTTGTGGCATGGAGGACCAAGGCGGCCTACTCCTCCTACCCACCCAGAGAGCGCATCCGGCGTGCCCGCGGCCGCTTACGGCCGGAGGTCGCCGACGAGTCCGCGGCTGAGGCGCGGGTCCCGGTGTCGCTGGTGCTGCTCTTCCTGCTGGCCTACATGACGCTGGGCGCGCTCATGTTCTCGCTCTGGGAGGGCTGGAGCTTCTTGGAGGCATTCTACTTCGTGTTCGTGTCCATGAGCACTATCGGCTTCGGAGACTACGTGCCGCAGCAGCCCGCCTTCATGATGGCCGCGTTTGTGTACCTCTTGTTCGGCCTCGCGCTCACTTCCATGTGCATTACAGTAATCCAGGAAAAACTAGCGGCCACCTTCCAGAAGGCTCGGGCCCAGATCGGCGTCTCATTGGGACTAGGCGACGCCAGCGGCCTGCTGGGTGGCGCATATATGGAGACGGCGCACCACGGACCACTTCTGAACGCGCAGCCCGTTTAAGACCCCGGGTCTGGTACCCTGATGGTCTCGGTAATGCAGCCGCGGAAAGCGGCTAATGTTTTGCAGGAAATGCAAGGGTTGTGCTCGAATACAATGCCCCCTATATGAGCCAATATGAACCTTAGGCGAGTGCCGGTTTATTTGACAATGTGTCACCCTCGCCTGACGAGGTTTCGTCGAACTTTGGACTATGAGCCACTACCGCTCGCGACACAAGGCGCAGAGCAGTACATTCGTTTGCGGGCGCAATGCGAGAGTTCCAGGTATACAACGATGGTGCCAGCACAAGCTTCGCAACTGTCAAAACGTGTGCAGGCAGCGAACGAATGTATGGACACGCGCGTTCCACAGCAGCTGTATTAAACTTGTCATAACAGTGTTTATTATTTGGACGTCACGCGGCAACACTGTACACTGCTCGTATAGTGCAAGTTCAGTTTTATTCGTGAGCTTTTCGCTATAGAGACGGTGTAttcctcgcaaaaaaaaaaaatgtcatgagaGCTCAAGTACAATGTAATAACTTCCCGAGACAAGAtcactttattattattacttacaCAAGAAGCGCCCAAAGCATGATGCAGGAGCTGATCATTTGCTTCTAGATAATAAAGGCTAgcactgcaataatttttttgcAGATGGCTTCACCCTGTTATAAGGCCTTtcctcttcgtctgcttcttcttTATTTCGATCACAATTTTTAATCGAGCGCGGTAGTTGATCGTCGAATTATTCTTCGTCCACGAGATTACTTATTACTTCCGCAAAAAGTCGCAACGTGTAGTTATAGGATTAACAAAAATTATAGTAATTCACATTACAGTTAAGTGCTTTAGGGCACACATTGCAAGTACGCAGTCTACTCCGTTCGGTGCTGGACTGACTTActgactgaaaaactttattggccgaagtattgacagggagggtgtggaccgatccttaagggacgttccttataaacactaggtgggctcctcattacaggagcccattggctGTAGCCGCGGCTTGGGCACGCACGACCAGGGCTTTCTGGCTCACCAGGtcgggtagggttgggtatagggggaaggtgcggggtggattggcatgcccacaccatgtgaaaAATGTCCGAAGACTTTTCCCCACAGTGTGTACACTTCCCTGTGCAAGCAGGGTCGAAATGTTTTaggactgccgggcacagcagtgttttagtatagaggcgaaggagcaaacgctcctccgccttcgtgaggcccttacagggctcaggaaagattgcgtggccgaattggtaatgTTGGGTGATTTCCTTAAAGGTAAAAGCCAGATTGGGTTCGGAGTCCGCCTCGAGGGGAGGCGAGGGCGGTGCCCGGAGAGTAAGCGCGTGGGCAGTGGCGTCAGCTGCTTCGTTGCCCTCGAGACCCGTGTGCGCGGGAGTCATATTATCGTGCGGGACGCGGGCGCCCCGAGATAATCGCTGTTTTGAAGTATACGGCACGCAAAATAGGGTATAAAGCTCTTTTCGATGTTCCtgcaggcccctcgcgagtcggtgatGATAACCCACGAGTCCTGATCTGCGGCGGCGagcgcgatggccacctcttccgcatgtgttatgtcttgtGCTTTGAACGTAAGGCCGTTCACCGTGGTCTTTTGgtggacgactgcggccgtgtaccaacccccatggtggggccggaggcgtccacgtagaataCTCCATGTTTGTTCCCATAGTGACGTGCCAAGGCTTCCGCCcgcgcgaggcgccggcctctATGGTCGTCTTgtgtcatgttggccggaagagggcgcacgtgcaagGCGCATCTCCAGATTTCGGGGATGCGCCCGCGCTCTTCCGTTAGTGTTGGATGTTGGATGTATAATCgggcaagaaggcggcgacccgACGGCGTCTTTGAGAGTCTTATGTAGTGGTTCATCAAGTGTGCTTCTCGGAGTTCCGTGAAGGTGTTGACCATTCCAGGCCCAGGAGGCGCTGGTTGGACTTGTTGACCGGGAGGTCGAGAGCACGCTTGTAAATTTTGCGGAGAACCACCTCGAGGGCGTTCACGTCAGACTTGCGAGGGTGGAGGTATTCTTGGTGAAGGCGAGGCGGCGGGGGAGTGGGAAGGTTGAGGGGGCGGCTGGGGCGGGGGTTGAGATGTATAAACTGACGCCagtctcagagagagagagagagagcaaggagaggaaaggcagggaggtcaaccagacgagcgtctggtttgctatcctacgctaggcgtaagggaaagggggaatagaacgAGGAAAGTAGGGAGAGAGAGTGAGTACACAatacacgtgggacgatgcacAGGGACAtcataagcggtctcttaaaccggtacACTTCAAGTAGTGGACTAGTGCCCGAATCGCTtgttgtgccagtgacgggtgtagccacggtccagGTATCTTTGACTCAGATAACAATCTCGAGTCCAGTccgtttaaagttgtcctgagagagagagaggcgttgtacgtcatagcgaggacaggtacacaataggtgctcgatggtttcctcgcatctacaggagtcgcacatcgaaTTCTCGGCCATTCTcatacgatatgagtaagcgttcgtgaacgccactcccagtcacaagcggcacagcaaggttgtttcaccgcgggaaaggctagatggcagttgtagccgtagcaaggggtccaacttatacaatcggctattgaaggcacttgaactcctgAAAGCTTGTGACTTAGAATTATAGTAAATGGACAAGCCAAGAGCACTCTCCAAATCCACAACTGCAGCATGTGCCCTTAAGTAATTAACTAATGGCTTAATTAATACAATACTGCTAAATAACTAATTAAACGCAGTGATAGGTCAGGCAACTGTTGTCTGCCTACCAAAGTAATCTAGCTAGAGAAACGTTGCGCTGCCCAGgaccgtagccaggaatttttttcggaggggggggggggggggggggggggcacttgctgaaggccttgactatttgaggaaagcacctatttttcagaaattattttcggtaaaagtCGCAGTATGTGAACTTTGTGACATTTTAAatactcttttattgcgatagcaattatatggacacttcaaccggatttctgccgtcgccaagGCAtatcttaggatatgccttggagtaccacgcagtgcgtcaacggctgaaactatcgccattgctcaagattattccatcacaacgcacatcgtcatcgaggcaatgcgtgcacatgtcaggcacattgcctgGACCCCTTGCCatcacctcgccgcactcaccgtggaaagaccccgcacgtcatatagcacaactgtcagtgcatatcgtgcctcgattacatcggggtacgcacctccagtcaggctggtgtctcctccatggtatttgtgccgccctgaagtccgacttagaattccaggacttcagaaaaagtcagatttatcaccgtcagcactaaaacaattgagcttacttctattgtacgagagatacagcagtcacgtgcacgtctatacggatggatcgactacatcgaccagctctggcggtgctgtgtttataccgacgagaggactaACAAtccgattcaagacctcacatgtcacgacgtccacggctgcagagctcgcGGCTCTGCGCAGTGCTCTTCAATTTATAGACTCaaagagtcctggtacatgggccgtgttttccgactcgagaccggctttacaaagtatgcaggcagttctccgacgtggagctcacgaacaactaacgtatgaaaatgtcaaacttcaccacgacgtcaaacagaaacgccacgaaattattttccaatggctacctggctaTTGCGGCATCAGTGGAAAAGATCTTGCTgtcaaagctgcccgagagtcacatcaagaacaacacagcgttcccattcctctttccaggacagacgctggaaggcagcttcgtcacctggcacgcaagctctctttaacagagtggaacaccccaaatataaggcgcacgaggctacacgaactgaacccttcgctccaactccgacctccacccgggattcaccgacgtgaggcatcgcttctataccggctgtggttgggagtggctttcacgaaggcgtactgtgctttgattggaatgaccgaaagtgccacgtgcgacgtctgcggcagcgaagagaacatagaacatttattgtgtcactgcgatcgattccagtcggaaagacaaactttatcgaaagcattgcgacgacttgacgatcgacc
The DNA window shown above is from Dermacentor silvarum isolate Dsil-2018 chromosome 1, BIME_Dsil_1.4, whole genome shotgun sequence and carries:
- the LOC119445972 gene encoding TWiK family of potassium channels protein 7; translation: MAGTHSEPPTLTPRGPVPPALLVVSPMHVVTLSARRSWGVRMAQRLHTISQRWFAHVLLLFLLAAYAALGALAFRYLEGPYEARAKAGLTSVLVQVRRLLLEELRRSCATADESRWRRLAQRRLQEYEAQMRALCQAGITTDAERQLWTFWGAMFYCGTVFTTIGYGNIAPSTSAGRAATIAYALFGIPLLLMVLADLGKLFTRLIKLAFSTIRRFYNTKNMRSLRRASRRATKAPGQILVAWRTKAAYSSYPPRERIRRARGRLRPEVADESAAEARVPVSLVLLFLLAYMTLGALMFSLWEGWSFLEAFYFVFVSMSTIGFGDYVPQQPAFMMAAFVYLLFGLALTSMCITVIQEKLAATFQKARAQIGVSLGLGDASGLLGGAYMETAHHGPLLNAQPV